The Deltaproteobacteria bacterium genome has a segment encoding these proteins:
- a CDS encoding MoxR family ATPase translates to MTTLESIKELQARMEQSIIGQKQVVNRLIIGLLADGNLLLEGLPGLAKTRAVKSMAANLSAGLSRIQFTPDLLPSDITGTEVYHASGGKDLFEFQPGPIFSNLILADEINRSPAKVQAALLEAMEERQVTVAGKTHKMERLFMVLATQNPIEQEGTYPLPEAQMDRFLMHVRIDYPGDADELEIIRLVRGEQGAGPDRKPEAIAQEAVFSARDEINGIYSSETIERYIVDLISATRYPGKYGQELAGWLEVGASPRGSLAIDKCSRVHAWLEGRDHVVPDDVRAVVHDCLRHRLILSYEANAAGMHADQVIDAVVKQVAVA, encoded by the coding sequence ATGACGACGCTTGAATCGATAAAAGAACTGCAGGCACGGATGGAACAATCCATCATCGGTCAGAAACAGGTTGTCAACCGGTTGATTATCGGTCTGCTGGCCGACGGCAACCTGCTGCTCGAAGGGTTGCCCGGACTGGCCAAGACCAGGGCGGTCAAGAGCATGGCCGCAAATCTATCCGCAGGGCTCTCCCGCATCCAGTTCACTCCGGATCTGCTGCCGTCGGACATTACCGGCACGGAGGTATATCACGCCTCTGGTGGAAAGGATCTGTTTGAATTTCAGCCCGGCCCCATTTTTTCCAACCTGATTCTGGCCGACGAAATCAATCGGTCCCCGGCCAAGGTGCAGGCCGCACTGTTGGAGGCCATGGAAGAAAGACAGGTGACGGTGGCCGGAAAAACGCATAAAATGGAGCGGCTTTTCATGGTCCTGGCCACCCAGAACCCCATCGAGCAGGAGGGAACCTACCCCCTGCCCGAGGCCCAGATGGACCGCTTTCTCATGCATGTCAGGATCGACTATCCCGGCGATGCGGACGAACTGGAGATCATCCGTCTGGTGCGCGGTGAGCAGGGGGCGGGCCCGGATCGAAAGCCGGAAGCCATTGCCCAGGAGGCCGTGTTCTCCGCCCGGGATGAGATCAACGGGATCTATTCTTCGGAAACGATTGAACGCTATATTGTTGATTTGATCAGCGCCACCCGCTACCCCGGCAAATACGGCCAAGAACTTGCCGGCTGGCTGGAAGTCGGCGCCAGCCCCCGGGGCAGTCTCGCCATCGATAAATGTTCCCGGGTGCATGCCTGGCTGGAGGGCCGGGACCACGTCGTTCCGGATGACGTGCGGGCGGTGGTCCATGACTGCCTGCGCCACCGGTTGATATTGAGCTACGAAGCCAATGCCGCAGGCATGCATGCCGATCAGGTAATCGATGCTGTGGTCAAACAGGTAGCGGTAGCGTGA